Proteins encoded in a region of the Moritella marina ATCC 15381 genome:
- the cobA gene encoding uroporphyrinogen-III C-methyltransferase: MTVELITKAQSKNNNSRGQVALVGAGPGDPELLTLKALKAIENADLILFDNLVSQDIRALFPPHTKAIYVGKKKADHCIPQDQLNLFMVDKAKQGLNICRLKGGDPFVFGRGSEEQLVLHAHDIKTIVVPGVTAASGCTAYAGIPLTHRGLSTGCTFITGHLKNGQLDLNWSQLAHLEHTLVFYMGLGKLAEISAQLLSHGLDSNTPAALIENGSTPQQREFVGTVATLPTLAIEHQLQSPSLIVIGQVVSLAEQLSWRDLEQAAKNQELSA, translated from the coding sequence ATGACAGTTGAATTAATTACCAAAGCGCAATCAAAAAATAACAATAGCCGAGGTCAAGTAGCATTAGTGGGGGCAGGTCCGGGGGATCCAGAATTGCTCACATTAAAGGCATTAAAGGCGATTGAAAATGCTGACCTTATCTTATTTGATAACTTAGTGAGCCAAGACATTAGAGCCTTATTTCCACCCCACACCAAAGCAATCTATGTGGGTAAGAAAAAAGCTGACCATTGTATTCCCCAAGACCAATTGAATTTATTCATGGTTGATAAAGCTAAACAAGGTCTGAATATTTGTCGCCTAAAAGGCGGAGACCCTTTTGTATTTGGCCGCGGTAGTGAAGAACAGCTGGTGCTCCATGCCCATGATATAAAAACAATCGTCGTTCCCGGCGTAACAGCTGCATCAGGGTGCACAGCTTACGCAGGTATCCCGTTAACCCATCGAGGGCTATCAACGGGCTGCACCTTTATTACTGGCCATCTAAAGAATGGTCAGCTAGATCTAAATTGGTCGCAGCTAGCGCACCTTGAGCACACCTTAGTGTTCTATATGGGATTAGGTAAATTAGCGGAAATCTCAGCGCAACTGCTCAGTCATGGTTTAGATAGCAATACCCCAGCAGCCTTGATAGAAAACGGTTCGACACCACAACAAAGAGAATTCGTTGGCACTGTTGCGACACTGCCAACACTGGCGATTGAACACCAATTACAAAGCCCTAGCCTGATCGTTATCGGCCAAGTTGTCTCACTTGCAGAACAACTTAGCTGGCGAGATCTCGAGCAAGCGGCAAAAAATCAAGAATTAAGCGCATAA
- the nirD gene encoding nitrite reductase small subunit NirD: protein MTTWTPIIAKEQLTPDAGVCALVNGKQVAIFLDRKTDKLFAIDNYCPASKANVLSRGLITSVKDELTVSSPLYKEHFSLTTGECLEDETLSVPVYAVRVTDGIVEVTA from the coding sequence ATGACTACTTGGACTCCAATTATTGCCAAAGAACAACTTACACCAGATGCTGGTGTATGTGCATTAGTGAACGGTAAACAAGTTGCTATTTTCTTGGATCGTAAAACAGACAAGTTATTTGCGATTGATAATTACTGCCCAGCGAGTAAAGCCAATGTGTTATCACGTGGTTTAATCACGTCTGTAAAGGATGAATTGACCGTGTCATCACCTTTGTATAAAGAACACTTTAGCCTTACGACAGGTGAATGTCTCGAAGATGAAACCTTATCGGTCCCTGTTTATGCGGTACGTGTCACTGATGGCATAGTGGAAGTAACGGCATAA
- the trpS gene encoding tryptophan--tRNA ligase, which yields MTKPVVLSGIQPSGSMTIGNYIGAINQWLDMQEHSDCHFMLADLHTITVRQDPKEFKSQVLEGLAMYIACGLDPEKSTIFLQSQVPEHAQLSWLLNCYTQMGELNRMTQFKDKSNNSSSSNSGLYTYPVLMAADILLYQADEVPVGDDQKQHLELARTIATRFNNIYGDVFKVPEPMIPTFGARIMSLQDPLKKMSKSDDNPKAFIKLLDEPKKIAKKLKSAVTDSDEQARIYFDNKEKPGVSNLLTLLSVATKRPVADLVPEYEDKMYGHLKGDTADAVVAMIEPIQARYHELRADETELNRIMRIGAEKASERAAPTLAKAYEAVGFISNK from the coding sequence ATGACAAAACCTGTGGTATTAAGTGGTATTCAGCCTTCTGGTAGTATGACGATTGGTAACTATATTGGTGCCATCAACCAATGGCTGGACATGCAGGAACACAGCGACTGTCATTTCATGCTTGCGGACTTACATACCATCACGGTACGTCAAGATCCGAAAGAATTTAAATCTCAGGTGCTTGAAGGCCTAGCAATGTATATTGCCTGTGGTTTAGACCCTGAAAAGTCGACTATCTTTTTACAATCTCAAGTGCCTGAACACGCACAATTGAGTTGGTTGCTGAACTGCTATACGCAGATGGGTGAACTAAACCGTATGACGCAGTTTAAAGATAAATCGAACAATTCGAGCAGCAGTAACTCAGGTTTATATACTTACCCGGTATTGATGGCTGCAGACATTTTACTTTATCAAGCTGATGAAGTGCCAGTTGGCGATGATCAAAAACAGCACCTAGAATTAGCGCGTACTATTGCGACCCGTTTTAATAATATCTACGGTGATGTTTTCAAAGTGCCAGAGCCGATGATCCCAACGTTTGGCGCTCGTATTATGAGCCTGCAAGATCCGTTGAAGAAAATGTCTAAGTCAGATGATAATCCAAAAGCCTTCATCAAATTATTAGATGAGCCGAAAAAGATTGCCAAGAAACTGAAAAGTGCAGTAACAGACAGTGATGAACAAGCGCGTATTTACTTTGATAACAAAGAAAAGCCGGGTGTATCTAACTTACTGACATTGCTTTCTGTTGCGACTAAACGTCCAGTTGCTGATCTTGTGCCTGAATACGAAGATAAAATGTATGGTCACTTGAAAGGTGATACTGCAGACGCAGTAGTTGCGATGATCGAGCCTATTCAAGCGCGTTACCACGAGTTACGTGCTGATGAGACAGAACTGAACCGCATTATGCGTATCGGTGCTGAGAAAGCCTCTGAGCGCGCTGCACCGACATTAGCCAAAGCCTATGAAGCGGTTGGTTTTATCTCGAATAAATAG
- the nirB gene encoding nitrite reductase large subunit NirB, whose protein sequence is MKRIIVVGNGMVGHHFIDQFIQQEKMAEVQITTFSEESRLAYDRVQLSAYFSGKTADDLMMTSPEYYDDNGVQYFVNDKVVGIDKDAKTVTTAQGRIESYDKLVLATGSYPFVPPIPGKDQDHCLVYRTIEDLEDITASAKESKVGVVIGGGLLGLEAANAIKQLGLETHVVEFAPRLMAVQVDDGGGAILRNKIEALGVTVHTEKNTKEIVKGETCRYRMNFADGSHVETDMIIFSAGIRPQDELARSFDLTLGERGGIQIDDNCLTSDENIFAIGECALWQGRIFGLVAPGYQMAKVAVDHIVGAGQLTFTGADMSTKLKLLGVDVASIGDAHGNAQGAQNYVFTNEADQVYKKLVISECGKKLLGAVMVGEAEDYGTWLQIYLNDMDIPGSPENMLVPPAEGGAVTMGVDALPDSAVICSCLDVTKGQICAAVQDGATSIGDIKTITKAGTGCGGCSALVTQVLNAELASMGVEVNTDLCEHFAYSRAELADIIRVKRIKTFEALITEFGAGHGCEVCRPTVANILASFWNDYILEDDHLGLQDVNDVYLGNMQKDGTYSVVPRIPAGEITPEKLIVLGEVAKEYGLYTKITGGLRIDLFGAQLHQLPDIWAWLIREGFETGHAYGKSLRTVKSCVGSTWCRYGVQDSMSLAIDLENRYKGLRSPHKIKFGVSGCTRECAEAQGKDIGVIATEGGWGLYVCGNGGMRPRHADLFATDLDTDTLYKYIDRVLMFYIRTADRLQRTSVWLENMEGGLDYLKDVVINDKLGVNTELESEMEANIANYQCEWKTTIESPEKLLRFKHFINSEEQDSTVQFVEVRDQIRPATPAERAGQIPVLEVS, encoded by the coding sequence ATGAAAAGAATTATAGTTGTCGGTAACGGCATGGTAGGTCACCATTTCATTGACCAATTTATTCAACAAGAAAAAATGGCTGAAGTACAAATCACCACATTCAGTGAAGAATCACGTCTTGCTTACGATCGCGTTCAATTAAGTGCTTACTTCAGTGGTAAAACAGCTGATGACTTAATGATGACATCACCAGAATACTATGATGACAACGGCGTGCAATATTTTGTAAACGATAAAGTTGTTGGCATCGATAAAGACGCTAAAACAGTCACCACAGCACAAGGCCGCATCGAGAGTTACGACAAACTAGTGCTGGCGACGGGTTCATACCCTTTTGTGCCACCTATTCCAGGTAAAGACCAAGACCATTGTTTAGTTTACCGTACGATTGAAGATTTAGAAGACATCACCGCCTCTGCCAAAGAAAGTAAGGTCGGTGTGGTTATCGGTGGTGGTCTATTGGGGCTTGAAGCAGCAAATGCGATCAAACAATTAGGTTTAGAAACCCACGTAGTGGAATTTGCACCACGTTTAATGGCTGTGCAAGTCGATGACGGTGGCGGCGCCATTCTTCGTAATAAAATTGAAGCATTGGGCGTAACAGTACACACAGAAAAAAATACCAAAGAAATTGTCAAAGGTGAAACGTGCCGCTACCGCATGAATTTTGCTGACGGCTCGCACGTTGAAACAGACATGATCATCTTCTCGGCAGGTATCCGTCCACAGGATGAATTAGCCCGCTCATTCGACCTTACACTCGGTGAACGTGGTGGTATCCAAATTGATGATAACTGCTTAACCTCTGACGAAAACATTTTCGCGATTGGTGAGTGTGCATTATGGCAGGGGCGGATCTTTGGTCTTGTAGCACCAGGCTATCAAATGGCGAAAGTGGCTGTTGACCACATTGTTGGCGCAGGTCAGTTAACGTTTACCGGTGCAGACATGAGTACCAAGCTGAAATTACTTGGTGTTGACGTAGCCAGTATTGGCGATGCACATGGTAATGCACAAGGCGCACAAAACTATGTATTCACTAACGAAGCAGACCAAGTTTATAAAAAACTCGTCATTAGCGAATGTGGTAAGAAGTTACTTGGCGCGGTGATGGTTGGTGAAGCCGAAGACTATGGTACTTGGTTACAAATTTACTTAAACGACATGGATATTCCCGGCTCGCCTGAAAATATGTTGGTGCCACCAGCAGAAGGTGGTGCGGTCACTATGGGGGTTGATGCTCTGCCTGATTCAGCCGTTATTTGTTCATGCCTTGATGTGACAAAAGGTCAGATTTGCGCAGCGGTACAAGATGGTGCAACCAGCATCGGCGATATTAAAACAATCACCAAAGCCGGGACCGGTTGTGGTGGTTGTAGCGCCCTCGTCACGCAAGTACTTAATGCCGAGCTTGCAAGCATGGGGGTTGAAGTTAACACTGACCTGTGTGAGCATTTTGCTTACTCACGCGCTGAACTGGCTGACATAATACGCGTTAAACGCATTAAGACATTCGAAGCATTAATCACCGAGTTCGGCGCTGGCCATGGTTGTGAAGTTTGTCGTCCGACAGTGGCTAATATTCTGGCGTCATTTTGGAATGATTATATTCTCGAAGACGATCACCTTGGTCTGCAAGACGTCAATGACGTTTACTTGGGTAACATGCAAAAAGACGGTACGTACTCTGTTGTACCACGTATCCCAGCCGGTGAGATCACCCCTGAAAAGTTAATCGTACTCGGTGAAGTAGCGAAAGAATATGGCTTATACACCAAAATAACAGGTGGTCTACGTATCGATTTATTTGGTGCACAACTGCATCAATTACCTGACATATGGGCATGGTTGATCCGTGAAGGCTTCGAAACAGGCCACGCTTACGGTAAATCACTGCGTACCGTAAAATCGTGTGTGGGTAGTACTTGGTGCCGTTATGGTGTGCAAGACAGTATGTCACTGGCGATTGATCTTGAGAACCGTTACAAAGGGTTACGCTCACCCCATAAAATTAAGTTTGGTGTCTCTGGTTGTACTCGAGAATGTGCAGAAGCCCAAGGTAAAGACATCGGCGTTATTGCGACGGAAGGAGGCTGGGGTCTTTATGTTTGTGGTAATGGTGGTATGCGACCACGTCATGCCGATTTATTCGCTACCGACTTAGACACTGATACCTTGTACAAATATATTGACCGGGTATTGATGTTCTATATCCGTACTGCAGACCGTCTACAACGTACATCGGTTTGGTTAGAAAATATGGAAGGTGGTTTAGATTACCTTAAAGACGTCGTTATTAACGACAAACTGGGTGTTAACACTGAGCTTGAATCTGAAATGGAAGCCAACATTGCCAACTACCAATGTGAGTGGAAAACAACGATTGAAAGCCCTGAAAAGCTACTACGCTTTAAGCACTTCATTAACTCTGAAGAACAAGACAGCACAGTACAATTTGTTGAAGTGCGTGACCAAATTCGCCCTGCGACACCCGCTGAACGCGCCGGTCAGATCCCGGTGCTGGAAGTGAGTTAA
- a CDS encoding phosphoglycolate phosphatase encodes MFKLICFDLDGTLVDSVPDLAAAVNCMLSDFDRAHFSENEVRGWVGNGAQVLVQRALSGSVNIADDIDPALFNDALASFLKHYSANVYTHSVLYPNVKETLTALRDAGFKLAIVTNKPMIQAIPVLELAGISEFFEVVLGGDSLAEKKPNPLPLLHCLNHYQLKAEDALMVGDSKNDIIAAQAASFTSFGLTYGYNYGIPISDSNPDFVADDFSELLAAVKLK; translated from the coding sequence ATGTTTAAGCTTATTTGTTTTGATTTAGACGGTACCCTTGTTGATAGCGTACCTGATTTAGCCGCAGCAGTTAATTGCATGCTGAGTGATTTTGACCGTGCTCATTTTTCGGAAAATGAAGTACGTGGTTGGGTTGGCAATGGCGCACAAGTATTAGTACAACGTGCATTATCTGGCAGTGTGAATATTGCCGATGATATTGACCCGGCATTATTTAATGATGCACTGGCGTCATTCTTAAAGCACTATTCTGCCAATGTTTACACACACAGCGTGTTGTACCCAAATGTGAAAGAGACATTAACTGCATTGCGCGATGCCGGCTTTAAGTTGGCGATTGTTACCAATAAACCTATGATACAAGCTATACCAGTACTTGAATTAGCCGGTATTAGCGAGTTTTTTGAAGTGGTATTGGGTGGCGATTCTCTTGCTGAGAAAAAACCGAATCCATTACCGCTATTACATTGTTTAAATCATTACCAACTTAAGGCTGAAGATGCCTTGATGGTGGGTGATTCTAAAAATGATATTATTGCAGCACAAGCGGCGAGCTTTACTAGCTTTGGTTTAACCTATGGTTACAACTACGGTATTCCAATTAGCGACAGTAATCCTGATTTTGTGGCCGATGATTTCAGTGAGCTATTAGCTGCAGTGAAATTGAAATAG
- a CDS encoding molybdopterin oxidoreductase family protein: MIFGRKDQKPIRIADKQVKEWKYTTCGYCSTGCSIEIGMNEQGNAVASRGVADADVNRGKLCIKGIFEHELFDAAGRGNNPLVRGQIHDQYQETNWDSALDTMGDKIKAIQDQYGKDAFAIVSTGQLLTEEFYTLGKLARGCIGTNNYDGNTTLCMASAVSGYKRSFGSDGPPGCYDDFSHTDCLIAWGSNLPEQHPVIYWRLKEAKEKRNFPLIVVDPRVTMLAQFADIHLPISPGTDIVLQNALMHVILKEGLEDKEYIEKYTTGIEALTACVAEFDPTSAAKICGIDEDTIRHVARLFAKAGKAMSIWTMGLNQSTHGSDAITGCNSLSLITGNIGVPGGTSLSITGQCNAMGTREWSSCSGLPGYRLLEKEQDRHDIAEFWGIDPEFFPKKRGLAQTDIFPAIETGQIKGLWLVATNPMTSMPNTSRIRKTLEKLDFLVVQDAYQDVETTQYAHMFLPAAVWAEKEGVFTNTERRVNRVTNVQAPKGNSKSDFWIFSELSKRFENGHKITFPVTTQEAFEEMKTLSKGAGRNLDISGMTYEKIEQARGLQWPYREGATDNDEGARLYTDGKFATPTGKANLIPLPWVDNNEHPCEEYPFWLNTGRVVEHFHTRTRTGKMGNLNKYSPTPYMEMNPDAAAKLGIKHQSYVRIASRRGDAVVMVQLTQRVAPNSVFIPFHFHDCVNRLCLGLLDPHSRQPAFKQSSLRIEHVEQKLAAKMNRERRTY; this comes from the coding sequence ATGATTTTCGGACGCAAGGATCAAAAACCTATTCGCATTGCGGATAAACAGGTTAAAGAATGGAAATACACAACGTGTGGATATTGTTCTACAGGTTGTTCTATCGAGATCGGTATGAATGAGCAAGGGAATGCTGTTGCGAGCCGAGGCGTTGCTGACGCTGATGTGAACCGGGGTAAATTATGTATTAAGGGCATCTTTGAGCATGAATTATTTGATGCTGCTGGGCGTGGTAATAACCCGCTTGTACGTGGGCAAATTCATGACCAGTACCAAGAAACCAATTGGGACAGTGCGCTTGATACCATGGGCGATAAAATTAAAGCGATTCAAGATCAGTACGGTAAAGATGCATTTGCTATCGTATCTACGGGTCAATTACTAACAGAAGAGTTTTATACCTTAGGTAAATTAGCCCGTGGCTGTATTGGTACCAATAACTACGATGGTAATACTACTTTATGCATGGCTTCTGCCGTATCGGGTTATAAGCGTTCGTTTGGTTCGGATGGCCCTCCGGGTTGTTATGATGATTTTTCCCATACCGATTGTTTGATTGCGTGGGGATCTAACCTGCCTGAGCAACATCCGGTTATTTACTGGCGCTTAAAAGAAGCCAAGGAAAAACGTAACTTCCCGCTTATCGTGGTCGATCCGCGCGTTACTATGCTGGCGCAGTTTGCTGATATCCATTTACCTATTAGCCCAGGTACCGATATCGTCTTACAGAATGCATTAATGCATGTGATCTTAAAAGAAGGTCTCGAAGACAAAGAGTATATTGAAAAATACACCACAGGTATTGAAGCATTAACCGCTTGTGTTGCCGAGTTTGATCCGACATCCGCGGCTAAAATATGTGGTATTGATGAAGATACCATTCGTCATGTCGCACGCTTGTTTGCTAAAGCAGGTAAAGCGATGAGTATCTGGACCATGGGACTGAATCAAAGTACCCATGGCAGTGATGCGATCACAGGTTGTAATTCACTCTCGCTTATCACTGGTAATATAGGCGTCCCGGGTGGCACCAGTTTATCGATTACCGGTCAATGTAATGCCATGGGCACACGTGAATGGTCCTCTTGTTCTGGGCTGCCTGGTTATCGTTTATTAGAGAAAGAGCAAGACCGTCATGATATTGCAGAATTCTGGGGTATTGACCCTGAATTCTTCCCGAAAAAACGCGGCTTAGCCCAAACCGATATTTTCCCTGCCATTGAAACAGGGCAAATCAAAGGCTTGTGGCTGGTGGCGACAAATCCAATGACGTCGATGCCGAATACTTCGCGTATTCGTAAGACGCTGGAGAAGTTAGATTTCTTAGTGGTACAGGACGCGTATCAAGATGTAGAAACAACACAATATGCACATATGTTTTTACCTGCTGCGGTATGGGCAGAGAAGGAAGGGGTATTCACCAATACCGAACGCCGTGTTAACCGGGTGACGAATGTACAAGCACCGAAAGGTAATTCTAAGTCCGACTTTTGGATCTTCTCGGAATTATCGAAACGTTTTGAAAATGGTCATAAAATTACTTTCCCAGTGACGACCCAGGAAGCGTTTGAAGAAATGAAAACCCTCTCTAAAGGCGCGGGTCGTAACCTGGATATTTCCGGCATGACTTACGAGAAAATTGAACAAGCCCGTGGTCTACAGTGGCCATACCGTGAAGGCGCAACAGATAACGACGAAGGTGCGCGCTTGTATACCGATGGCAAGTTTGCCACGCCAACAGGTAAAGCCAATCTAATCCCATTACCTTGGGTTGATAATAACGAACACCCTTGTGAAGAATACCCATTCTGGCTCAATACTGGTCGTGTGGTTGAGCATTTTCATACCCGTACGCGTACCGGGAAAATGGGTAACCTGAACAAATATAGTCCCACTCCGTATATGGAAATGAACCCTGATGCTGCAGCTAAGTTAGGTATTAAACATCAAAGTTATGTGCGTATCGCTTCTCGTCGTGGCGATGCGGTGGTGATGGTGCAATTAACCCAACGTGTCGCGCCAAATTCCGTGTTTATTCCCTTCCATTTCCATGATTGTGTCAATCGTTTGTGTCTTGGGCTACTTGATCCGCATTCGCGTCAACCTGCATTTAAGCAGAGTTCGCTACGTATTGAGCATGTCGAGCAGAAGCTGGCAGCGAAAATGAACCGCGAAAGACGGACATACTAA
- a CDS encoding MarC family protein gives MIDYISVFIFFFAVIDPVGTVPVFIAATSQFNEKEKRKIALQAACAAALILLFFIIAGELILTAIDIPLPAFEIAGGIILFLFALTMIFGDSKPDTEMQMVKDSTETAIFPLAVPSLASPGAMLAAVLLTENSSFSLFQQMQTAGVMLSVLFIAFILMLAASWIHRFIGNSGASIISKVMGMILASVATNSVLSGIKVYFLL, from the coding sequence ATGATTGATTACATATCGGTATTTATATTTTTCTTTGCAGTCATAGATCCAGTGGGCACAGTCCCCGTATTTATCGCCGCAACCAGCCAGTTTAATGAAAAAGAAAAGCGTAAAATCGCGTTACAAGCAGCGTGTGCAGCAGCACTCATTTTATTGTTTTTTATCATTGCTGGAGAGCTGATTTTAACGGCTATTGATATTCCACTACCGGCATTTGAAATTGCTGGCGGAATAATATTGTTTTTATTTGCGTTAACTATGATATTTGGTGATAGCAAACCCGATACCGAAATGCAGATGGTAAAAGACAGCACCGAAACGGCTATTTTCCCATTAGCAGTGCCCTCTCTTGCTAGCCCAGGAGCAATGCTCGCGGCTGTACTACTCACTGAAAATTCGAGTTTTAGCCTGTTCCAGCAAATGCAAACTGCTGGCGTTATGTTGTCCGTGTTGTTTATCGCGTTTATCTTGATGCTAGCAGCGAGTTGGATCCATCGCTTCATCGGCAACAGCGGCGCGAGTATTATCAGTAAAGTAATGGGGATGATCTTAGCGAGCGTGGCAACAAACAGCGTATTGTCAGGTATTAAGGTGTATTTTTTACTTTAA
- a CDS encoding bifunctional protein-serine/threonine kinase/phosphatase has protein sequence MSPWHLQGGATFTIGQRSIEGIKAQNEDAIGIRIPDDLLLTTKGAVAIIADGVSASEAGKEASETCVHNFLSDYYSTPETWSVGKSTGQVLTALNRWLYSQGRQFADAQKGYLTTLSTIVFKSHSAHLLHVGDSRIYRLRDNSLEQLTRDHTTVVNNKQSYLARAMGLDVTLEVDYKEVELQVGDVFLLSTDGLHDFVNDKQLRDMLQQTHQAAESNFEACCEQLIQHALANNSNDNISCQLLRIDTLPKQSAEDVHVHLASMPFPPALRKGLSIDGLKVIKELHASSSSHLYLVEDKETKQQYCMKAPSVNYIDDHAYIERFTMETWIGTRLNNPHILKIVETNRQKSHLYYLMEVIEGITLEQWINQHPNPPVQDVLNIVEQVIKGLRAFHRKETLHQDLKPGNIMIDNNGQVKIIDFGSCFVKGIAEIATPLQRDKILGTAAYSAPETVINGDSTAQSDIFAMSVIIFEMLTGKQPFNGKLETCRTQKAYLNTKYIPAYELNPLVPFWLDGAIKKGLRFNPNKRHADVSELLHELQHPNPKYKNNRKQALIEKNPERFWQVISLLLLFALSISLFS, from the coding sequence ATGTCGCCATGGCATTTACAGGGCGGCGCCACCTTTACCATAGGTCAGCGCTCGATCGAGGGTATCAAAGCTCAAAATGAAGATGCCATAGGTATTCGTATCCCTGATGATTTACTGCTGACAACGAAAGGTGCTGTCGCGATTATCGCCGATGGTGTGAGTGCGTCTGAAGCCGGTAAAGAGGCCAGTGAAACCTGCGTACATAATTTTTTATCTGATTATTACTCTACCCCTGAAACCTGGTCTGTCGGTAAATCTACAGGTCAGGTGCTTACCGCATTAAATCGCTGGTTGTATAGTCAAGGGCGACAGTTTGCTGATGCCCAAAAAGGCTATCTCACCACACTAAGTACCATCGTATTTAAATCCCATTCCGCGCATTTATTGCATGTCGGTGATTCTCGTATATACCGTTTACGTGATAACAGCCTAGAACAGTTAACCCGTGATCACACCACAGTCGTCAATAATAAACAGTCTTATCTCGCTCGTGCGATGGGATTGGATGTCACGCTTGAAGTCGATTATAAAGAAGTCGAGCTACAGGTCGGCGATGTATTTTTACTGTCCACCGATGGTTTACATGATTTTGTTAACGATAAACAATTACGTGACATGCTGCAGCAAACACATCAAGCTGCTGAAAGTAATTTTGAGGCCTGCTGTGAGCAACTCATCCAACATGCTCTCGCCAATAACAGTAATGATAATATCAGTTGTCAGTTATTACGCATTGATACTCTACCCAAGCAAAGCGCTGAAGATGTCCATGTACACCTAGCTTCAATGCCTTTTCCACCCGCGCTGCGCAAGGGATTATCCATTGATGGCTTAAAGGTCATTAAAGAGCTACATGCCAGTAGCAGCAGTCATCTATATTTAGTCGAAGACAAGGAGACCAAACAGCAATACTGCATGAAAGCCCCCTCGGTAAACTACATTGATGATCATGCTTATATCGAACGTTTCACCATGGAAACGTGGATTGGTACGCGCTTAAATAACCCACACATTTTAAAGATTGTCGAAACCAACCGGCAGAAAAGTCACCTCTACTACCTTATGGAAGTGATTGAGGGTATTACCTTAGAACAATGGATAAACCAGCACCCTAACCCACCAGTCCAAGATGTACTGAATATCGTCGAACAGGTAATTAAAGGTCTACGGGCATTTCATCGCAAAGAGACCCTGCATCAAGATTTAAAGCCGGGCAATATCATGATTGATAATAACGGCCAAGTTAAGATCATTGATTTTGGTTCTTGTTTTGTCAAAGGCATTGCAGAAATTGCCACCCCATTACAACGCGATAAGATTTTGGGCACCGCAGCTTATTCTGCACCTGAGACAGTTATCAATGGTGACAGTACCGCGCAATCAGATATCTTCGCGATGTCGGTGATCATCTTTGAAATGCTCACAGGAAAACAGCCTTTTAATGGTAAATTAGAAACCTGCCGTACCCAGAAGGCTTATCTTAATACCAAGTATATTCCGGCTTATGAGCTCAACCCGTTAGTACCATTTTGGTTAGACGGCGCCATCAAAAAAGGTTTACGCTTTAATCCGAACAAACGCCACGCCGACGTATCCGAACTTTTACATGAGTTACAACACCCCAACCCTAAATACAAAAACAACCGTAAACAGGCCTTGATTGAAAAGAATCCAGAACGCTTCTGGCAAGTGATCTCGTTATTACTGCTGTTTGCGCTGTCTATTTCGTTGTTTAGTTAG